One genomic segment of Alternaria dauci strain A2016 chromosome 8, whole genome shotgun sequence includes these proteins:
- a CDS encoding mitochondrial 54S ribosomal protein uL5m yields the protein MTHGLIDIRYQYRSPKYYRGPLHPHQPPPASDPSSRLFQPGPFSLSRLEQTYQSKIASDLLTLTYQHYPPGYRAPKTEQRLREWTGDSPYFKNRPLRPPRGKGEVLRLLQEPRTFRNIPKITGVTLHSMVPQAQENSGNLHVAGMILQAISNVRATSHKAKHNVVGWGLRAGRYVSVTAKMEREDAEHFLAKLIDVVLPRIKEWKGVPGSSGDGHGNMSFGLTPDQLALFPEIEVNYDAYPPKMIPGCHITIQTDATNNRDARLLLQAIGIPFYGKLND from the exons ATGACGCATGGGCTCATAGATATCAGATACCAATATCGTTCGCCCAAATACTACCGCGGTCCTCTTCATCCCCACCAACCGCCTCCAGCGTCTGACCCCTCTTCGCGACTCTTCCAGCCCGGACCCTTCAGTCTCTCCCGTCTCGAGCAAACATACCAGAGCAAGATTGCATCCGATCTCCTCACCCTCACATACCAGCACTATCCCCCAGGATACCGGGCCCCCAAAACAGAACAAAGACTGCGAGAGTGGACCGGCGACTCTCCATACTTCAAGAACCGCCCCCTAAGGCCTCCACGAGGTAAAGGTGAAGTACTTCGGCTGCTCCAAGAGCCCCGCACTTTCCGCAATATCCCCAAGATCACAGGCGTCACACTTCATTCCATGGTACCGCAAGCCCAGGAGAACAGTGGAAATCTGCATGTCGCGGGCATGATCCTACAGGCCATTAGCAACGTACGAGCTACATCGCACAAGGCAAAGCACAATGTCGTGGGGTGGGGGCTGCGTGCGGGCAGATATGTCTCCGTGACAGCCAAGATGGAGCGGGAAGATGCCGAGCACTTTTTGGCAAAACTCATCGATGTGGTCCTGCCGAGAATCAAGGAGTGGAAGGGTGTTCCGGGTTCATCTGGAGACGGACACGGTAACATGAGCTTTGGTCTTACTCCAGACCAGCTCGCCCTCTTCCCGGAAATCGAGGTCAACTATGATGC GTATCCGCCCAAGATGATTCCTGGCTGCCACATCACCATCCAAACAGATGCCACCAACAACAGGGACGCACGTCTACTTCTCCAGGCCATCGGGATCCCATTCTACGGCAAGCTCAACGACTAA